A genomic segment from Montipora foliosa isolate CH-2021 chromosome 9, ASM3666993v2, whole genome shotgun sequence encodes:
- the LOC137971810 gene encoding uncharacterized protein — translation MGSSDIRCISTMRGSVNGDKFIQFLQDDLVPMLQPFDGMNLNSSVVMDNAAIHHVPRVRDIIEGTGALLIYLPPYSPDYNPLEELFSKVKGHIRRNDVVFQATDNPEAFIVESFHHVTSQDCNNYFQHAEYI, via the exons ATGGGTTCAAGCGACATCCGTTGTATCTCAACAATGAGAGGAAGTGTGAATGGAGACAAATTTATCCAGTTTTTACAAGACGACCTTGTACCTATGCTACAGCCTTTTGATGGAATGAACCTCAACTCCAGCGTAGTTATGG ATAATGCTGCTATTCACCATGTTCCAAGGGTAAGGGATATTATTGAAGGTACCGGAGCACTGCTGATTTATTTACCACCCTACAGCCCTGACTACAATCCGCTAGAGGAACTCTTCAGCAAAGTAAAAGGCCACATAAGAAGAAATGACGTTGTTTTTCAAGCCACTGATAACCCAGAAGCCTTTATTGTTGAAAGCTTCCATCATGTGACAAGTCAGGATTGCAATAATTACTTCCAGCATGCTGAGTACATCTAA